The following proteins come from a genomic window of Leisingera daeponensis DSM 23529:
- a CDS encoding NAD(P)/FAD-dependent oxidoreductase, producing the protein MTSDLASGLWHQTCQETPAFPEFSGEAEADLVVIGGGYTGCSAALKAAELGASVHLIEAEDTGSGGSGRNVGLANAGLWLPPEDINAAIGAKAGSRLSALLAGAPQMVFDLIARHAIQCEPERKGTLHCAHAPSGLKDLQRRHAQLRAIGAPVELLPREEAVQRTGSNAIHGALFDPRAGTIQPLAYARGLARAAAAAGAQLHTRSPATAIRRDGSTWHVATPKGSLRARHLIMATNAYARDISGYGAPRVIPVHYFQAATDPLPAALLEKILPGKEGCWDTALVMSSWRLDQAGRLVIGGMGALNHFGSSLHRSWLPRKLAALYPELKDARLHSHWHGRIAMTTEHLPKILDLQGGYACFGYSGRGIGPGTLFGAAMAEALLTGDSARLPVPPAKDHAIPFAGLRSAYYETGATLTHLVSDR; encoded by the coding sequence TTGACATCTGATCTGGCGTCCGGCCTCTGGCACCAAACCTGCCAGGAAACCCCTGCCTTCCCGGAATTCTCCGGGGAGGCCGAGGCCGATCTGGTGGTGATCGGCGGCGGCTACACCGGCTGCTCCGCCGCTTTGAAGGCCGCCGAACTGGGCGCCTCTGTCCACCTGATCGAGGCGGAGGATACCGGCAGCGGCGGCTCCGGCCGCAACGTCGGGCTGGCCAATGCCGGCCTCTGGCTGCCGCCGGAGGACATCAACGCTGCAATAGGCGCAAAGGCCGGCAGCCGCCTGTCGGCCCTGCTGGCCGGCGCGCCGCAGATGGTGTTCGATCTGATCGCAAGACACGCCATTCAATGCGAGCCGGAGCGTAAAGGCACCCTGCACTGCGCCCATGCGCCGTCCGGGCTGAAAGACCTGCAGCGCCGCCACGCCCAGCTTCGCGCCATCGGTGCGCCGGTGGAGCTGCTGCCGCGCGAGGAGGCCGTGCAGCGCACCGGGTCTAACGCCATTCACGGCGCCCTGTTCGACCCGCGCGCGGGCACCATCCAGCCGCTGGCCTACGCCCGCGGCCTCGCCCGCGCCGCCGCTGCGGCAGGCGCCCAGCTGCACACCCGCTCCCCGGCCACCGCCATCCGCCGCGACGGCAGCACTTGGCATGTGGCGACGCCCAAGGGCAGCCTGCGCGCGCGTCACCTGATCATGGCGACCAACGCCTATGCCCGCGACATCAGCGGCTACGGCGCGCCGCGGGTGATCCCGGTCCATTACTTCCAGGCCGCCACCGATCCGCTGCCCGCGGCCTTGCTGGAGAAAATCCTGCCGGGCAAGGAAGGCTGCTGGGACACTGCGCTGGTGATGTCGTCGTGGAGACTGGATCAGGCCGGGCGGCTGGTGATCGGCGGCATGGGAGCACTCAACCACTTCGGCAGCTCTCTGCACCGAAGCTGGCTGCCCCGCAAGCTGGCGGCGCTCTATCCTGAGCTGAAGGATGCCCGGCTCCACAGCCACTGGCACGGCCGCATCGCCATGACCACCGAGCATTTGCCCAAGATCCTGGACCTGCAGGGCGGCTATGCCTGTTTCGGCTATTCGGGCCGCGGCATCGGCCCCGGCACCCTGTTCGGCGCCGCCATGGCCGAGGCGCTGCTGACCGGCGACAGCGCCCGCCTGCCCGTGCCGCCTGCCAAGGATCATGCGATCCCCTTCGCGGGCCTGCGCAGCGCCTACTATGAAACCGGCGCCACCCTGACCCATCTGGTCAGCGACAGATGA
- a CDS encoding trypsin-like peptidase domain-containing protein: MSNPATAPKRFAFGLTAAASAAAMLALTPAAALAVPAGGYADLVETVAPAVVYVEVTGKAQPVSDHQAMPNDPMMEEFMRRFGGRLPQQPDSRPMKGAGSGFVIAEEGLIVTNNHVIENAQTVTVTLADGSKHAATVVGTDPLTDIALLKVAADAPLPVVDFGSSGELRVGDEVIAMGSPFGLSGTVTSGIVSATSRNINSGPFDDFIQTDAAINRGNSGGPLFNAEGEVVGVNTAIYSPGGGSVGIGFAVPSDMVQKIVADLEDDGEITRGWLGVQIKPLSEDAANVLGREAGKGVVIEGVQADSPAAKAGLKPGDVVLRFGGAEIDELRDLTAAVAMNAPGESAQIEVLRQGKGLTLDVTLGDRSGQET; this comes from the coding sequence ATGTCCAATCCTGCCACCGCCCCCAAGAGATTTGCCTTTGGCCTGACCGCCGCCGCTTCGGCCGCCGCGATGCTTGCGCTGACCCCGGCCGCTGCGCTGGCCGTGCCTGCCGGCGGCTACGCCGATCTGGTCGAAACCGTCGCGCCCGCGGTTGTCTATGTCGAGGTGACCGGCAAGGCGCAGCCCGTGTCGGACCACCAGGCAATGCCCAATGACCCGATGATGGAGGAATTCATGCGCCGCTTCGGGGGCCGCCTGCCGCAGCAGCCGGACAGCCGCCCGATGAAGGGCGCAGGCTCCGGCTTTGTGATTGCCGAGGAGGGGCTGATCGTCACCAATAACCACGTGATCGAAAACGCCCAGACGGTGACCGTGACCCTGGCCGACGGCAGCAAGCATGCAGCCACCGTTGTCGGCACCGACCCGCTGACCGACATCGCGCTGCTTAAGGTAGCGGCGGACGCGCCGCTGCCGGTGGTGGACTTCGGCTCCTCCGGGGAGCTGCGGGTGGGCGATGAGGTCATCGCCATGGGCAGCCCGTTCGGCCTGTCGGGAACGGTGACCTCCGGGATCGTCTCGGCCACCTCGCGCAACATCAACTCCGGCCCGTTCGACGATTTCATCCAGACCGACGCGGCGATCAACCGGGGCAACTCCGGCGGGCCGCTGTTCAATGCCGAAGGCGAGGTCGTGGGGGTGAACACCGCGATTTATTCGCCGGGCGGCGGTTCCGTCGGGATCGGCTTTGCGGTGCCCTCGGACATGGTGCAGAAGATCGTCGCCGATCTGGAAGATGACGGCGAAATCACCCGCGGCTGGCTGGGCGTGCAGATCAAGCCGCTGTCGGAGGACGCCGCCAACGTGCTGGGCCGCGAGGCCGGCAAGGGCGTGGTGATCGAAGGCGTGCAGGCAGACAGCCCCGCTGCCAAAGCGGGTCTGAAGCCCGGCGATGTGGTGCTGCGCTTTGGCGGTGCCGAAATTGACGAGCTGCGCGACCTGACCGCGGCGGTGGCGATGAATGCCCCCGGTGAGTCCGCACAGATCGAGGTGCTGCGCCAGGGCAAGGGGCTGACGCTGGACGTGACCTTGGGCGACCGTTCCGGCCAGGAAACCTGA
- the amaB gene encoding L-piperidine-6-carboxylate dehydrogenase, giving the protein MPHSDILAAAGLTQAELTGGSLSVTTPVDGSEIARLKPHSTAEAEAQIAAAKSAFKSWRLVPAPRRGELVRLLGEELRREKENLGRLVTLECGKIYQEGLGEVQEMIDICDFAVGLSRQLYGLTIASERPGHAMRETWHPMGTCGIITAFNFPVAPWCWNAALALVCGDPVIWKPSEKTPLTALAVQKICDRAMAAFGGDAPEGLIQVLIGERDLGEALTASKDVAIISATGSVPMGKAVSADMSKRLGRTILELGGNNAMIVAPSADLEMALRAIVFSAVGTAGQRCTSLRRLIVHEDIYDALIPRLIKAYEGLPIGDPLADGTLVGPLIDAAALDAMTSALERATSEGGTVHGGTRALADSHAAAAYVHPAIVEMPAQTAIMHTETFAPILYVVKYSDLDQAIEMQNEVPQGLSSCIFSTDVRETEYFLSAAGSDCGIANVNIGPSGAEIGGAFGGEKETGGGRESGSDAWKGYMRRQTNTVNYSRELPLAQGIKFDI; this is encoded by the coding sequence ATGCCCCATTCCGACATTCTCGCCGCTGCCGGCCTCACGCAAGCCGAACTGACCGGCGGCAGCCTTTCCGTCACCACCCCGGTGGACGGCAGCGAAATCGCCCGGCTGAAACCGCACAGCACGGCTGAGGCCGAAGCGCAGATCGCCGCCGCCAAATCCGCCTTCAAATCCTGGCGCCTGGTGCCGGCCCCGCGCCGCGGGGAGCTGGTCCGCCTGCTGGGCGAGGAACTGCGCCGTGAGAAGGAAAACCTCGGCCGCCTCGTCACCCTGGAATGCGGCAAGATCTACCAGGAGGGTTTGGGCGAAGTGCAGGAGATGATCGACATCTGCGACTTCGCGGTTGGCCTCTCGCGCCAGCTTTACGGCCTCACCATCGCCTCCGAACGCCCCGGCCATGCGATGCGCGAAACCTGGCACCCGATGGGGACCTGCGGCATCATCACCGCCTTCAACTTTCCGGTCGCGCCTTGGTGCTGGAACGCGGCGCTGGCGCTGGTCTGCGGCGATCCGGTGATCTGGAAACCGTCGGAGAAAACCCCGCTGACCGCGCTGGCGGTGCAAAAGATCTGCGACCGCGCCATGGCGGCGTTCGGCGGTGACGCCCCCGAGGGCCTCATCCAGGTGCTGATTGGTGAACGCGATCTGGGCGAGGCGCTGACTGCCTCCAAGGACGTCGCCATCATCTCCGCCACCGGCTCGGTCCCGATGGGCAAGGCGGTCTCCGCCGACATGTCGAAACGCCTCGGCCGCACCATTCTGGAGCTGGGCGGCAACAACGCGATGATCGTCGCCCCCTCCGCCGACCTGGAAATGGCCCTGCGCGCCATCGTGTTCTCCGCCGTCGGCACCGCCGGCCAGCGCTGCACCTCCCTGCGCCGCCTGATCGTGCATGAAGACATCTATGACGCGCTGATCCCGCGCCTGATCAAGGCCTACGAGGGCCTGCCGATCGGCGACCCGCTCGCGGACGGCACCCTGGTCGGCCCGCTGATCGACGCCGCCGCGCTGGATGCGATGACCAGCGCACTGGAACGGGCGACATCCGAGGGCGGCACCGTGCATGGCGGCACCCGCGCGCTGGCGGACAGCCACGCGGCGGCGGCCTATGTGCATCCAGCCATTGTCGAGATGCCCGCCCAGACCGCCATCATGCACACCGAAACCTTCGCCCCGATCCTCTATGTGGTGAAATACTCCGATCTGGACCAAGCCATTGAAATGCAGAACGAAGTGCCGCAAGGCTTGTCGTCCTGCATCTTCTCCACCGACGTGCGCGAAACCGAATATTTCCTCTCGGCAGCGGGCTCCGACTGCGGTATTGCCAACGTGAACATCGGCCCCTCCGGCGCGGAAATCGGCGGCGCTTTCGGGGGCGAAAAGGAGACGGGCGGCGGCCGTGAAAGCGGTTCTGATGCCTGGAAAGGGTATATGCGCCGGCAGACCAACACCGTGAACTACTCACGCGAGCTGCCGCTTGCTCAGGGGATCAAGTTTGACATCTGA
- a CDS encoding LysR substrate-binding domain-containing protein: MSKDHMIAPRRFLPSIPSLLALEAVDRLGSASAAAEDLSLTQSAVSRQLKQLEEQMGVDLIARDQMRMQLTPAGAGFAKEARAILTRLAQASVKLRANPDGGSFTLSILPSFGLHWLAPRLKGFAASHPGITVNLHTHNLPFSFDTGTAQAAIHYGTRDWPGVEYLPLMPKHVLPVCAPGLMDGPVARPAELLDYPLLHLETHPDCWEQWFHLHDVPAEKLRGMLFDQSSAMTQGAVHGLGVALLPDFLAENEIAQGRLALAMEGEAVSLGEYFLVWPADQAEEYPLIKFREWLLMQLEES; encoded by the coding sequence ATGAGCAAAGATCATATGATTGCCCCGCGCCGCTTTCTGCCCTCGATCCCGTCTCTCCTGGCGCTGGAAGCCGTGGACCGGCTCGGCAGCGCCTCCGCGGCGGCGGAGGACCTGTCGCTGACGCAAAGCGCCGTCAGCCGCCAGCTGAAGCAGCTGGAGGAGCAGATGGGGGTGGATCTGATCGCCCGCGACCAGATGCGGATGCAGCTGACGCCGGCGGGCGCAGGCTTCGCCAAGGAGGCGCGCGCGATCCTGACCCGGTTGGCGCAGGCCTCGGTCAAGCTGCGCGCGAACCCGGACGGCGGCAGTTTCACCCTGTCGATCCTGCCGTCCTTTGGCCTGCATTGGCTGGCGCCGCGGCTGAAGGGGTTTGCCGCGTCCCATCCCGGCATCACGGTCAACCTGCACACCCACAACCTGCCGTTCAGCTTTGATACCGGCACCGCGCAGGCGGCGATTCACTACGGCACCCGGGACTGGCCGGGGGTGGAGTATCTGCCCCTGATGCCGAAACATGTGCTGCCGGTCTGCGCGCCGGGGCTGATGGACGGGCCGGTGGCCCGCCCGGCGGAGCTGCTGGATTATCCGCTCTTGCATCTGGAGACGCATCCCGATTGCTGGGAGCAGTGGTTTCATTTGCACGATGTGCCGGCGGAGAAGCTCAGGGGGATGCTGTTTGACCAGTCCTCCGCCATGACGCAGGGCGCGGTGCATGGGCTGGGGGTGGCGCTGCTGCCGGATTTCCTGGCGGAGAATGAGATCGCGCAAGGGCGGCTGGCGCTGGCGATGGAGGGTGAGGCGGTGAGCCTGGGCGAGTATTTCCTGGTCTGGCCCGCGGATCAGGCGGAGGAGTATCCGCTGATCAAGTTCCGCGAGTGGCTGCTGATGCAGCTGGAGGAGAGCTGA
- a CDS encoding LysR substrate-binding domain-containing protein: MRLPSLTHLRCFESAARHQSFTAAGEELGLTQSAVSKKVKELEADLGFDLFQRAGRGVVLTPAGQGLAADLELDLAGLRATLQKAAAAGAGRSALRIAVLPAFANLWLIPRLPDFFARHPEVELSFSTRLEPFDFARENFDLAVHYGLDNWPGTHMAPLFGEEMVPVCAPGFHAAHQLAQTSNLAQAPLLHLESRAGSWAEWFERAGLAGAPRQDGRYFDQHSMVIAAATAGLGAAIVPYDMVAREIAAADLLRIPGPALVSRKRYYLVRPHGVVPEAVQKLEGWMRKQLRGRPG, encoded by the coding sequence ATGCGGCTGCCAAGCCTGACCCATCTGCGCTGCTTCGAGAGTGCGGCGCGGCATCAAAGCTTTACCGCCGCGGGGGAGGAGCTGGGGCTGACCCAGAGCGCGGTCAGCAAGAAGGTGAAGGAGCTGGAGGCGGATCTGGGGTTCGACCTGTTCCAGCGCGCGGGCCGGGGCGTGGTGCTGACGCCGGCGGGGCAGGGGCTGGCGGCGGATCTGGAGCTGGATCTGGCAGGCTTGCGCGCCACCCTGCAGAAAGCGGCCGCCGCCGGGGCCGGGCGGTCGGCCCTGCGGATTGCGGTGCTGCCGGCATTCGCCAACCTGTGGCTGATCCCGCGGCTGCCGGATTTCTTTGCCCGCCACCCGGAGGTGGAGCTGAGCTTTTCCACCCGGCTGGAGCCGTTTGATTTTGCCCGCGAGAATTTCGACCTGGCGGTGCATTACGGGCTGGATAACTGGCCCGGCACGCATATGGCGCCGCTGTTTGGCGAGGAAATGGTGCCGGTCTGCGCGCCGGGGTTTCATGCCGCGCATCAGCTGGCGCAAACCAGCAACCTGGCGCAGGCGCCGCTGTTGCATCTTGAAAGCCGCGCCGGGTCCTGGGCCGAGTGGTTCGAGCGGGCAGGGCTGGCAGGCGCGCCGCGGCAGGACGGGCGCTATTTCGACCAGCACTCGATGGTGATTGCAGCCGCCACGGCGGGGCTGGGGGCGGCCATCGTGCCTTACGATATGGTAGCGCGGGAGATCGCGGCAGCGGATCTGCTGCGGATACCCGGTCCGGCGCTGGTGTCGCGCAAGCGTTACTACCTGGTGCGCCCGCATGGGGTTGTGCCGGAGGCGGTGCAGAAGCTGGAAGGGTGGATGCGCAAGCAGTTGCGAGGCAGGCCGGGTTGA
- a CDS encoding AMP-binding protein — MFFDLENLRAFGPRPCLETAGGPGLSYAGLADAAAQFGALLPQDRQLIAVEAAADPEAITAYVGALATGHAVMPLPAGDEANAARLEERFRPAASFRRLGGAWQLLAHAHESAAIHPELALLLQTSGSTGHGRGVRLTGTAVDANARAIAQYLEIRPEDRAALILPLHYSYGLSVLHSHLAAGASLWLAPGSVLEAGFAAALEASGATSLAGVPHHFRLLESAGLSHALPESIKTLTVAGGAMEPDQVSAWASRMQARAGRFFVMYGQTEATARISYLPPEEALANPGAAGRAIPGGRLLLRDAGGKEITAPEGEGELIYQGPNVMMGYAEDSADLARGAELSELATGDLARRDANGLYHITGRLSRMSKIAGLRIGHDAIERALAAQGHEAAVWGDDARISIAVCGAQDGISALAARLTGVGQQHFTVIPRTSLPRRANGKIDYPALKAQSAKSAPAKGVLAAYQAAFAPQTVGRNDSFASLGGDSLRHVELSLALDEALGGAPAGWEDMPVKDLEQAAPAPSASLPFDLVARVVAILAVVTAHQTFWPVYGGAAAMVVLMGMSVAGFRWDALASGSMRSFFKPVAAVLIPYYLILAGYAVAWEQVPWASVFLAGNFALTTPETHLMLPYLYWFIEAYLQMTLLAALPFALPQVRRWLVRQGAFRTGLCFLGFAVAIRLIAPEVWQIGGRAQFTVPWVFYLFALGWCITAAKTPGERLLVLGAACVIMPSAAYLGGNWYGGWIKYMWLLALIAGLLFISRLPVPRFAARPLMRLAQAAFPIYLLHRFVPELLMPMIGLEGRSPLNDALAIFGGIALGLAAAALQRQLVQAWSNARNRRQPAMAEA, encoded by the coding sequence ATGTTTTTTGACCTCGAGAATTTGCGCGCTTTCGGCCCCCGGCCCTGCCTGGAGACGGCGGGTGGACCCGGGCTGTCCTACGCCGGACTGGCCGATGCCGCAGCGCAGTTTGGCGCCCTGCTGCCGCAGGACCGGCAGCTGATTGCGGTGGAAGCCGCCGCCGATCCCGAGGCCATCACTGCCTATGTTGGCGCCCTGGCCACAGGCCACGCCGTGATGCCGCTGCCCGCCGGGGATGAAGCAAACGCTGCCCGGCTGGAGGAACGTTTCCGCCCTGCCGCCAGTTTCCGCCGGCTTGGCGGCGCCTGGCAGCTGCTGGCCCATGCGCATGAGTCCGCCGCCATCCACCCGGAGCTTGCGCTGCTGCTGCAAACCTCCGGCAGCACCGGCCATGGCCGCGGCGTGCGGCTGACCGGTACCGCCGTGGACGCCAACGCCCGCGCAATTGCGCAGTATCTGGAAATCCGCCCCGAGGACCGCGCCGCGCTGATCCTGCCGCTGCATTATTCCTATGGCCTGTCGGTGCTGCATTCGCATCTGGCAGCCGGCGCCAGCCTCTGGCTCGCCCCCGGCTCGGTGCTGGAGGCCGGTTTCGCCGCCGCTCTGGAGGCCTCCGGCGCCACCAGCCTGGCCGGTGTGCCGCACCACTTCAGGCTGCTGGAAAGCGCAGGCCTGTCCCACGCCCTGCCCGAAAGCATCAAGACCCTCACCGTGGCGGGCGGGGCCATGGAGCCGGATCAGGTCAGCGCCTGGGCCAGCCGGATGCAGGCCCGCGCCGGGCGGTTTTTTGTGATGTACGGCCAGACCGAGGCCACCGCCCGGATCAGCTACCTGCCGCCGGAAGAGGCGCTGGCAAACCCCGGCGCGGCAGGCCGCGCCATCCCCGGCGGCCGCCTGCTGCTGCGCGATGCCGGCGGCAAGGAAATCACCGCGCCCGAGGGCGAAGGCGAGCTGATCTACCAGGGCCCTAACGTGATGATGGGCTATGCCGAAGACAGCGCCGATCTGGCCAGGGGCGCGGAGCTCAGCGAACTGGCCACCGGCGACCTGGCCCGGCGCGATGCAAACGGGCTCTATCACATCACCGGACGGCTGTCGCGGATGTCCAAGATCGCGGGCCTGCGCATCGGCCACGACGCCATCGAACGCGCCCTCGCCGCCCAGGGGCATGAGGCCGCGGTCTGGGGCGACGACGCCCGCATCTCCATCGCCGTCTGCGGGGCACAGGACGGCATCTCCGCGCTGGCAGCCCGGCTGACCGGCGTTGGCCAGCAGCATTTCACAGTGATCCCGCGCACCTCCCTGCCACGCCGCGCCAATGGCAAGATCGACTACCCTGCGCTTAAGGCGCAGTCTGCTAAATCTGCGCCTGCGAAGGGCGTTCTGGCTGCCTATCAGGCCGCCTTTGCACCGCAAACCGTGGGCCGCAACGACAGTTTCGCCTCGCTTGGCGGCGACTCGCTGCGCCATGTGGAGCTGTCGCTGGCGCTGGACGAGGCCCTGGGCGGCGCCCCGGCCGGCTGGGAAGACATGCCGGTCAAGGATCTGGAGCAAGCGGCCCCGGCACCCTCCGCCAGCCTGCCCTTTGACCTGGTGGCCAGGGTGGTTGCCATCCTCGCGGTAGTCACTGCGCACCAGACATTCTGGCCGGTCTACGGCGGTGCGGCCGCAATGGTGGTCCTGATGGGAATGAGCGTTGCAGGCTTCCGCTGGGACGCGCTGGCATCCGGCAGCATGCGCAGCTTTTTCAAACCGGTGGCAGCGGTGCTGATCCCCTATTACCTGATCCTGGCCGGCTATGCCGTGGCCTGGGAGCAGGTGCCCTGGGCCTCGGTCTTCCTGGCCGGCAACTTTGCCCTGACAACGCCCGAAACCCATCTGATGCTGCCCTATCTTTACTGGTTCATCGAGGCGTATCTGCAAATGACGCTGCTGGCGGCGCTGCCGTTTGCGCTGCCGCAGGTGCGGCGCTGGCTGGTGCGGCAGGGCGCGTTCCGCACCGGCCTTTGCTTCCTGGGATTTGCCGTCGCCATCCGCCTGATCGCGCCGGAAGTCTGGCAGATCGGCGGGCGCGCACAGTTCACCGTGCCGTGGGTTTTCTACCTGTTTGCCCTCGGCTGGTGCATCACAGCCGCCAAAACGCCGGGGGAGCGGCTGCTGGTGCTGGGGGCCGCCTGCGTGATCATGCCTTCGGCGGCCTATCTCGGCGGCAACTGGTACGGCGGCTGGATCAAATACATGTGGCTCCTGGCCCTGATCGCCGGGCTGCTGTTCATCAGCCGCCTGCCGGTGCCGCGCTTTGCCGCGCGTCCGCTGATGCGGCTGGCGCAGGCGGCCTTCCCGATCTACCTGCTGCACCGCTTCGTGCCGGAGCTCTTGATGCCGATGATCGGGCTGGAGGGCCGCAGCCCGCTGAACGATGCGCTGGCGATCTTCGGCGGCATCGCCCTGGGCCTTGCCGCCGCCGCGCTGCAGCGCCAGCTGGTGCAGGCCTGGTCCAATGCGCGCAACCGCCGCCAGCCCGCCATGGCCGAAGCCTAG
- a CDS encoding zinc ABC transporter substrate-binding protein, giving the protein MRTSSVWKSGAAAAALLAGAGGAWAEVPRVAADITPVHGLVARVMQGLGAPALVVPPGASPHGYAMRPSEAQALDQADLVFWMGEALTPWLEGPLEELAGDAHRVELLAAEGTEVLAFREGARFEAHGHEEDHGDHDDHAGHEDHADHDSREGDYDHDHAESHGHSHAGADPHAWLLPANAQAWLDLIAAELAEHDPDNAAAYKANAEAGKQEIADAAASISASLEPFRTKQFIVFHDAYQYFERGFGLNAAGAISLGDAVKPSPARIAEVRGVVADLKVSCVFSEPQFNPGVVATVLDGTGAGTALLDPLGAKLEPGPQFYPALLRDIGSAIAGCE; this is encoded by the coding sequence ATGCGGACTTCTAGCGTGTGGAAAAGCGGTGCGGCGGCGGCGGCCTTGCTGGCCGGGGCAGGCGGGGCCTGGGCCGAGGTGCCGCGGGTGGCGGCGGATATCACCCCTGTGCACGGGCTGGTGGCGCGGGTGATGCAGGGCCTGGGCGCGCCTGCGCTTGTGGTGCCGCCGGGGGCGTCGCCGCATGGCTATGCGATGCGCCCGTCCGAGGCGCAGGCGCTGGACCAGGCGGATCTGGTGTTCTGGATGGGCGAGGCGCTGACCCCCTGGCTGGAAGGCCCGCTGGAGGAACTGGCGGGCGATGCGCACCGGGTGGAGCTGTTGGCGGCGGAAGGCACCGAAGTGCTGGCATTCCGCGAAGGGGCCCGGTTTGAGGCCCATGGGCATGAGGAGGACCATGGCGATCATGATGATCACGCAGGCCATGAGGATCATGCAGACCACGACAGCCGCGAGGGCGATTACGATCACGATCACGCGGAGTCGCACGGGCACAGTCATGCGGGCGCCGATCCGCACGCCTGGCTGCTGCCGGCCAATGCACAGGCCTGGCTGGACCTGATCGCAGCAGAGCTGGCAGAGCACGACCCGGACAATGCCGCAGCCTACAAAGCCAATGCAGAGGCCGGCAAGCAGGAGATTGCGGACGCTGCCGCCAGTATCTCGGCGTCGCTGGAACCGTTCCGGACCAAGCAGTTCATCGTCTTCCACGACGCCTATCAGTATTTCGAGCGCGGTTTTGGCCTGAACGCGGCCGGTGCGATTTCACTGGGGGATGCGGTCAAGCCGAGCCCGGCGCGGATTGCCGAAGTGCGCGGCGTTGTGGCGGATCTCAAGGTGTCCTGCGTGTTCTCGGAGCCGCAGTTTAATCCGGGCGTGGTCGCCACCGTGCTGGACGGAACCGGAGCAGGCACCGCGCTGCTGGATCCGCTGGGCGCCAAACTGGAACCGGGGCCGCAGTTTTATCCAGCGCTTCTGCGGGATATCGGCAGTGCGATTGCCGGTTGCGAATGA
- a CDS encoding pyridoxal phosphate-dependent aminotransferase → MAQFRRAARLDPIEVSEILTIGAKAAEMKRQGAPVIILGAGEPDFDTPDHIKEAAAAAMRAGETKYTPLGGTLALRQAIQAKFKRDNGLDYALDEIVAGTGAKEILFDAFMASLNPGDEVIVPTPYWTSYSDIIRIAGGVPVLVPCGDDTGFRLTAEKLEAAITPRSRWLLLNSPSNPAGAGYSAADYRPLLEVLLRHPDVWLMADDMYEHITYGSFEFATPAQVEPRLKDRVLTVNGVSKAYAMTGWRLGYAGGPKALIDAMKVVQSQSTSHPSSISQAAAVAALTGPQEVLAERRESFQARRDLVVEALNGMEGIACPVPEGAFYTFANCAGVLGKRTPGGAVLETDADFCAYLLDQHHVAVVPGRAFGISPYFRISYATSEAELREALSRIGGAVAALS, encoded by the coding sequence ATGGCCCAATTCCGCCGCGCCGCCCGTCTCGACCCGATCGAGGTCTCGGAGATCCTGACCATCGGCGCCAAGGCGGCCGAGATGAAGCGCCAGGGCGCGCCGGTGATCATCCTCGGCGCCGGGGAGCCGGATTTCGACACGCCGGACCACATCAAGGAGGCCGCCGCTGCCGCGATGCGGGCGGGGGAGACCAAATACACCCCGCTTGGCGGCACGCTGGCGCTGCGGCAGGCGATCCAGGCAAAGTTCAAGCGCGACAACGGGCTGGATTATGCGCTGGACGAGATCGTCGCGGGCACCGGCGCCAAGGAAATCCTGTTCGATGCTTTCATGGCCAGCCTCAACCCGGGCGATGAGGTGATCGTGCCGACGCCCTATTGGACCTCCTATTCCGACATCATCCGCATTGCTGGGGGTGTGCCGGTACTGGTGCCTTGCGGGGATGATACCGGCTTCAGGCTGACCGCGGAGAAGCTGGAGGCGGCGATCACCCCGCGCAGCCGCTGGCTGCTGCTGAATTCGCCGTCGAACCCGGCAGGCGCAGGGTACAGCGCCGCAGATTACCGGCCGCTGCTGGAGGTGCTGCTGCGGCACCCGGATGTCTGGCTGATGGCCGATGACATGTATGAGCACATCACCTATGGCAGCTTTGAATTCGCAACACCTGCGCAGGTGGAGCCGCGGCTGAAGGACCGGGTGCTGACCGTCAACGGCGTCTCTAAAGCCTATGCGATGACCGGCTGGCGGCTGGGCTATGCCGGCGGGCCGAAGGCGCTGATTGATGCGATGAAGGTGGTGCAGTCGCAATCGACCTCGCATCCCTCGTCCATTTCGCAGGCGGCGGCGGTGGCGGCGCTGACCGGCCCGCAGGAGGTGCTGGCCGAGCGGCGGGAGAGTTTCCAGGCGCGGCGCGATCTGGTGGTGGAGGCGCTGAATGGCATGGAGGGGATCGCCTGCCCGGTGCCGGAGGGGGCGTTTTACACCTTCGCCAATTGCGCTGGCGTGCTGGGCAAGCGGACGCCCGGGGGCGCGGTGCTGGAAACCGATGCGGATTTCTGCGCCTATCTGCTGGACCAGCACCATGTGGCGGTGGTGCCGGGCCGCGCCTTTGGCATCTCGCCCTATTTCCGGATTTCCTATGCCACCTCCGAGGCAGAGCTGAGGGAGGCGCTGAGCCGGATCGGCGGGGCGGTGGCGGCGCTCAGCTAG